The Ignatzschineria rhizosphaerae genome contains a region encoding:
- a CDS encoding MetQ/NlpA family ABC transporter substrate-binding protein translates to MQLLKQWTHSFKVISLMAITLLIAACGEGKDSDKKIVFGFGPSTYAEQFEKGIRPILEDQGYEVVVKILSQNMQINPALKDGSIDVAGHQSIAYMEEMNKELSMNMVKLADTASAPQSLRSTKHQSLDDVKAGMTVAIPNDPVNAERAARILESIGWVEVTNEEVSRFSERDIISLNGIKVLLLDPAQGLRILEDVDFAVINGNYVANAGLKMTDALVVEETPEEHVVMISIRGEDQDKQWAKDLKAAYESDAFASYIQNESLYDGFILPTAWQK, encoded by the coding sequence ATGCAATTATTAAAACAATGGACACACTCTTTTAAAGTTATCTCTCTGATGGCAATAACGCTACTAATTGCAGCTTGTGGTGAGGGTAAAGATTCTGATAAAAAGATTGTCTTTGGTTTTGGCCCATCAACATATGCTGAGCAATTTGAGAAGGGAATTCGTCCTATTCTTGAGGATCAAGGTTATGAAGTTGTGGTAAAAATCTTATCGCAAAATATGCAAATCAACCCCGCTTTAAAAGATGGTTCGATTGATGTCGCAGGGCATCAAAGCATCGCTTATATGGAAGAAATGAATAAAGAGTTAAGTATGAATATGGTGAAACTTGCAGACACCGCAAGCGCGCCGCAATCGCTTCGTAGCACAAAACATCAATCTCTAGACGATGTAAAAGCCGGCATGACCGTGGCAATCCCGAATGATCCAGTCAATGCTGAACGTGCAGCAAGAATCTTAGAGAGCATCGGTTGGGTTGAAGTGACAAATGAAGAAGTTTCCCGCTTTAGTGAGAGAGATATTATCTCTTTAAATGGCATAAAAGTTCTATTATTAGATCCAGCCCAAGGTTTAAGAATTTTAGAAGATGTCGATTTTGCAGTGATTAATGGAAACTATGTTGCCAATGCCGGTCTTAAAATGACAGATGCTTTAGTTGTGGAAGAGACGCCAGAAGAGCATGTGGTGATGATCTCTATTCGTGGCGAAGATCAAGATAAACAGTGGGCGAAGGATTTAAAAGCAGCCTATGAGTCTGATGCTTTTGCAAGCTATATTCAAAATGAATCTCTTTATGATGGTTTTATTTTACCAACAGCCTGGCAGAAGTAA
- a CDS encoding MetQ/NlpA family ABC transporter substrate-binding protein, which produces MNITKKMGKGSLRQLLSKMPAMLSVFKIGLLFIAGMILAACSEEQGEKKEIVFGLGPSIYVNQVEGGIIPLLEQKGYKVSIKTFSQNSMIPPALKEGAVDVSVHISTANLQEMNRRLGGDAMMVWADTPSAPQTIRSLRHQSIDDIRDGMTIAIPSDPVSSERAARLLESVGWIELAPEIDVSTFHVNEIKPGSVTPKIVEMESALMLRALQDIDFAVVNGNFVTNAGERIQDGLAIEDSPEEHLVKVAILEKNQHETWAKDIKEAYESKEFEVFIKNDPIYEGLIFPKSWSK; this is translated from the coding sequence ATGAATATCACAAAAAAGATGGGAAAGGGATCACTCAGGCAATTATTATCAAAAATGCCGGCAATGTTATCGGTATTTAAAATAGGATTACTTTTTATTGCCGGAATGATCCTTGCTGCTTGTAGTGAGGAGCAAGGTGAGAAAAAAGAGATTGTCTTTGGTTTAGGCCCTTCTATTTATGTGAATCAAGTTGAAGGGGGAATTATTCCGCTTTTAGAGCAGAAAGGTTATAAGGTTTCTATTAAGACTTTCTCTCAAAACTCTATGATTCCACCGGCATTAAAAGAAGGTGCGGTAGATGTTTCTGTCCATATTAGTACGGCAAATCTTCAGGAGATGAATCGTCGGTTAGGCGGAGATGCGATGATGGTTTGGGCTGATACACCAAGCGCGCCGCAAACTATTCGCTCTTTAAGACATCAGAGTATTGATGATATCCGTGATGGTATGACCATTGCGATTCCATCAGATCCTGTGAGCTCTGAAAGAGCAGCAAGATTACTCGAATCAGTGGGCTGGATTGAGCTAGCCCCTGAAATTGATGTTTCAACGTTTCACGTCAATGAGATTAAGCCAGGGAGCGTTACTCCTAAAATTGTGGAGATGGAATCGGCATTAATGCTACGTGCTTTACAAGATATCGATTTTGCGGTGGTGAATGGTAACTTTGTCACAAATGCCGGAGAGCGTATTCAAGATGGATTAGCGATTGAAGATTCTCCAGAAGAGCATCTTGTAAAAGTCGCTATTTTAGAGAAAAACCAACATGAAACATGGGCGAAAGATATTAAAGAGGCTTATGAGTCAAAAGAATTTGAAGTATTTATTAAAAATGACCCGATTTATGAGGGATTAATATTCCCGAAATCATGGTCTAAATAG